The Marivivens sp. LCG002 genome contains a region encoding:
- the murF gene encoding UDP-N-acetylmuramoyl-tripeptide--D-alanyl-D-alanine ligase codes for MALWTSKDAAQATGGHATTEFEVNGVSIDTRTLAKGDLFVALKAARDGHEFVAQALEKGAAAALVTHRPEGVPESAPLLIVPDVLAALEALGRAARARTAARVVAVTGSVGKTSTKEMLRTVLAKQGRTHAAEASYNNHWGVPLTLARMPEDTEYAVIEIGMNHPGEISPLVKMARPHVVMVTTVAAAHLEAFENIEGIAREKASICDGLEPGGIAVLNGDLPTTPILLDAANAKNAKIITFGQSAGCHHRLADLRIREGHTIAKGRAWRTPVLLKVGTEGRHFAQNAMGVIAVVTALGADRVTALLDLAEWAPPAGRGTAEVVYLDSAKSDEYLDLIDDAFNANPTSLAASLEVLAARTPRNGVGRWNTGRRIAILGDMLELGPDELALHAQVAKDRSLENVALVHCVGPRMKHLHDALPEEKKGRWAQSATDLIPHVAKLVDSGDVVLVKGSKGSKVSLVVDAIRKMGQRNPRLEEEV; via the coding sequence ATGGCCCTTTGGACTTCAAAAGACGCAGCCCAAGCCACGGGCGGCCACGCCACGACCGAGTTTGAGGTGAACGGCGTCTCGATCGACACGCGCACTTTGGCCAAGGGCGATCTTTTCGTTGCGCTCAAAGCGGCGCGCGACGGTCACGAGTTTGTGGCGCAAGCACTCGAAAAAGGGGCGGCTGCGGCTCTCGTTACCCATCGACCCGAAGGCGTGCCCGAAAGCGCTCCGCTTTTGATCGTTCCCGATGTGCTTGCCGCGCTCGAAGCACTGGGGCGCGCAGCGCGGGCGCGCACTGCGGCGCGCGTTGTCGCCGTGACAGGTTCGGTCGGTAAAACATCGACCAAAGAAATGCTGCGCACCGTTCTTGCCAAACAGGGAAGAACACACGCCGCCGAAGCCAGCTACAACAACCATTGGGGCGTGCCGCTGACGCTGGCCCGCATGCCCGAGGACACCGAATATGCGGTGATCGAAATCGGCATGAACCATCCCGGCGAAATCTCGCCGTTGGTCAAGATGGCGCGGCCGCATGTGGTCATGGTGACAACCGTTGCCGCCGCCCACCTCGAAGCCTTTGAGAACATCGAAGGCATCGCCCGTGAAAAGGCGTCGATCTGCGACGGCCTCGAACCGGGTGGCATTGCAGTGCTGAACGGCGATTTGCCAACGACGCCGATCCTCCTTGACGCGGCCAATGCGAAAAACGCCAAGATCATCACGTTCGGCCAAAGCGCAGGCTGTCACCACCGCCTCGCTGATCTGCGCATTCGCGAAGGCCATACGATCGCCAAAGGCCGCGCCTGGCGCACGCCTGTTCTGCTCAAAGTCGGCACCGAAGGGCGGCATTTCGCCCAGAACGCAATGGGAGTGATTGCAGTTGTCACAGCGCTCGGGGCCGATCGTGTGACGGCGCTTCTCGATCTTGCCGAATGGGCTCCGCCCGCAGGGCGCGGCACCGCGGAAGTCGTCTATCTCGATTCCGCCAAATCGGATGAATATCTCGATCTCATCGACGATGCCTTCAACGCCAATCCGACATCCCTTGCCGCCTCTCTCGAAGTGCTCGCGGCACGCACCCCGCGCAACGGTGTCGGGCGCTGGAACACGGGCCGCAGGATCGCGATCCTTGGCGATATGCTCGAACTCGGACCCGACGAGCTCGCGCTTCATGCCCAAGTGGCCAAGGACCGCTCACTGGAAAACGTGGCCCTTGTGCATTGCGTCGGCCCACGTATGAAGCACCTTCACGACGCCCTTCCCGAAGAGAAAAAAGGCCGCTGGGCTCAGAGCGCCACGGACCTCATCCCGCATGTGGCAAAATTGGTCGACAGCGGGGATGTCGTTCTCGTCAAAGGCTCCAAGGGGAGCAAAGTCAGCCTCGTTGTTGACGCCATCCGCAAAATGGGGCAACGCAACCCCAGATTGGAAGAAGAGGTTTAA
- the murD gene encoding UDP-N-acetylmuramoyl-L-alanine--D-glutamate ligase: protein MIPVQGFENQTVAVLGLGRSGRATAKALAAGGAHPLCWDDSPSGREAAETEGFEIRDLTREGALDGVAALIVSPGIPHLYPAPHPVIALAWDAGVPVDNDIGLFFRSFAAEGFDDFDTSPRVIAITGSNGKSTTSALTHHILKECGRPTQLAGNIGRGVLDIDPPQDGEVIVLELSSYQTDLARALTPDIAVLTNLSPDHLDRHAGLGGYFAAKRRLFAEGGPDRAIIGVDENEGRYLANQLAMGQADDRVISISSGRKLSGEGWSVFARKGFLSEYRKGRQVGSIDLREIVGLPGAHNHQNACAAYAACRTLGIGPRQIEEAMKSYPGLPHRSQLIAEIGGVKYVNDSKATNVDSAAKALQAFPRIRWICGGLEKEGGVDALLPHVGSVAKAYVIGREAEKFALALKGVDAEICTTMEVAVTRAAAEAEAGDVVLLAPACASFDQYDSFEKRGEDFAAQVAKLG, encoded by the coding sequence ATGATTCCCGTCCAAGGGTTCGAGAACCAAACCGTCGCTGTCTTGGGCCTAGGCCGGTCGGGGCGCGCCACCGCCAAAGCTTTGGCCGCAGGCGGTGCCCATCCCCTGTGCTGGGACGATAGCCCCTCGGGCCGCGAAGCTGCCGAAACCGAAGGCTTCGAGATACGTGATCTGACCCGCGAGGGGGCCCTTGACGGTGTCGCCGCGCTCATCGTCTCGCCCGGCATCCCGCATCTCTATCCCGCGCCGCATCCCGTCATCGCCCTCGCATGGGATGCAGGCGTGCCCGTCGACAATGACATCGGCCTGTTCTTCCGCTCCTTTGCGGCAGAAGGCTTCGACGATTTCGACACAAGCCCCCGCGTCATCGCAATCACCGGCTCCAACGGAAAATCCACGACCTCGGCGCTGACCCACCACATCCTCAAGGAATGCGGCCGTCCGACCCAACTTGCAGGTAATATCGGTCGAGGCGTCCTCGATATCGATCCGCCGCAAGACGGCGAAGTCATCGTGCTTGAACTTTCCTCCTATCAGACCGATCTGGCACGGGCTTTGACCCCCGATATCGCGGTTCTGACCAACCTCAGCCCCGACCACCTTGATCGTCACGCAGGTCTTGGCGGATATTTCGCGGCCAAGCGCCGTTTGTTCGCTGAAGGCGGGCCGGACCGCGCCATCATCGGCGTCGACGAAAACGAGGGACGCTATCTTGCCAATCAGCTTGCCATGGGCCAAGCCGATGACCGCGTGATTTCGATCTCGAGCGGCCGCAAACTCTCGGGCGAGGGCTGGAGCGTTTTCGCGCGCAAGGGCTTTCTCTCCGAATACCGCAAAGGCCGTCAGGTCGGCTCGATCGACCTACGAGAGATTGTGGGGCTGCCCGGGGCGCACAATCATCAGAACGCCTGTGCCGCCTATGCGGCCTGCCGCACGCTCGGGATCGGGCCGCGACAGATCGAAGAGGCGATGAAATCCTACCCCGGACTTCCGCATCGCTCCCAACTCATTGCCGAAATCGGGGGCGTGAAATACGTCAACGACTCCAAAGCCACGAATGTGGATAGCGCCGCCAAAGCGCTTCAGGCGTTCCCGCGCATCCGCTGGATTTGCGGCGGCCTCGAGAAAGAGGGCGGTGTGGACGCGCTCTTGCCCCATGTGGGATCGGTCGCCAAAGCCTATGTCATCGGGCGTGAAGCCGAGAAATTCGCTCTCGCCCTAAAAGGCGTCGACGCCGAGATTTGCACGACGATGGAGGTGGCCGTCACTCGCGCCGCCGCCGAGGCCGAGGCAGGCGATGTCGTGCTCCTTGCGCCTGCCTGCGCAAGTTTCGATCAGTATGACAGCTTCGAAAAACGCGGCGAGGATTTCGCCGCACAGGTCGCCAAACTGGGCTAA
- the mraY gene encoding phospho-N-acetylmuramoyl-pentapeptide-transferase: MLYWLTALSDGGDVFNLFRYITFRAGGALFTGLIFGFLFGKPLINVLRRKQGKGQPIRADGPEAHFAKQGTPTMGGLLIVGALTVSTLLWARLDNPYVLLVLFVTLSYALIGFADDYAKVRKQNTDGVSGKVRLVLGFLVAGIAGFWAASFHPEGLTYQLALPVFKDALINLSFFFIPFAMIVIVGAANAVNFTDGLDGLAIMPVMIAAGTFGIIAYAVGRVDFTDYLDVHYVPDTGELLIFCAGLIGGGLGFLWYNAPPAAVFMGDTGSLALGGALGSIAVATKHEIVLAIVGGLFVMETLSVIIQVAYFKRTGKRVFLMAPIHHHYEKKGWSEPQIVIRFWIISLILAMIGLATLKVR; encoded by the coding sequence ATGCTCTATTGGCTCACCGCGCTGTCTGACGGCGGCGATGTATTCAACCTCTTTCGCTACATCACCTTCCGTGCGGGCGGTGCGCTTTTCACGGGTCTGATCTTCGGCTTTTTGTTCGGCAAGCCGCTGATCAATGTGCTGCGCCGCAAACAGGGCAAGGGTCAACCGATCCGCGCGGACGGCCCCGAGGCACATTTCGCCAAACAGGGCACCCCGACCATGGGCGGTCTGTTGATCGTTGGCGCTTTGACCGTTTCGACGCTCCTCTGGGCGCGCCTCGACAATCCCTATGTGCTTCTCGTTCTCTTTGTGACCCTGTCCTATGCGCTGATCGGCTTTGCCGACGATTACGCCAAGGTGCGCAAACAGAATACCGACGGTGTCTCGGGCAAAGTCCGCCTTGTCCTCGGCTTTCTCGTCGCAGGTATCGCCGGCTTCTGGGCCGCGTCCTTCCATCCCGAAGGTTTGACCTATCAACTGGCACTGCCGGTCTTCAAGGATGCGCTGATCAACCTGTCGTTCTTTTTTATCCCCTTCGCCATGATCGTCATCGTCGGCGCGGCGAATGCGGTGAATTTCACCGATGGCCTCGATGGTCTTGCGATCATGCCCGTGATGATCGCCGCAGGAACCTTCGGCATCATCGCCTACGCCGTAGGCCGTGTGGACTTCACCGACTATCTTGATGTCCACTATGTGCCTGATACAGGGGAGCTTTTGATCTTCTGCGCGGGTCTCATCGGCGGCGGTCTCGGCTTTTTGTGGTATAACGCTCCGCCTGCCGCTGTGTTCATGGGGGATACCGGCTCGCTCGCTTTGGGCGGCGCACTCGGATCCATCGCGGTCGCCACCAAACACGAGATTGTGCTCGCCATCGTCGGCGGCCTCTTCGTGATGGAAACCCTCAGCGTGATCATTCAGGTGGCCTATTTCAAACGCACCGGCAAACGGGTCTTCCTGATGGCCCCTATCCATCACCACTACGAGAAAAAAGGCTGGTCCGAACCCCAGATCGTAATCCGCTTCTGGATCATCTCGCTGATCCTTGCGATGATCGGTCTGGCCACACTCAAAGTGCGCTGA
- a CDS encoding UDP-N-acetylmuramoyl-L-alanyl-D-glutamate--2,6-diaminopimelate ligase — translation MTNGAANKNSNLAALGLRARGGKEAQITAISVDSREVTQGTLFFALPGTKVHGASFVAKALAQGAAAVLTDPEGAALCSAEVEAAGAALIVAEDARAALAQTASIWFGPTPSTVVAVTGTNGKTSVSTFCRQIWLELGHEACNLGTTGVEGAWTYPLRHTTPEPITLHRVMAEAARQGVTHLSMEASSHGLDQRRLDGVMLKAAGFTNFTQDHLDYHKTFEAYFEAKMGLFDRVLPPEAGAVINIDDPKGTRVADIAEDRGQEVIRVGRREDADLYLSAQRFDATGQELRFSFEGKTYLKRLNLVGGFQADNVLLAAGLVIAAGEDPAAVFETLPYLTTVRGRMQLAATRANGAAVFVDYAHTPDAVRTALRAMRPHVMGRIIAIVGAGGDRDTLKRPLMGAEAVRNADFVIVTDDNPRSEDPAKIRAAVLEGAINAGGSDRVMEVADRAEAILRAADMLEPGDALLVAGKGHETGQIIGDDILPFDDVEQASVAVAALDGKI, via the coding sequence ATGACCAACGGGGCAGCAAACAAAAACTCTAATCTTGCGGCCCTTGGACTGCGTGCACGCGGCGGCAAAGAGGCGCAGATCACCGCGATCAGCGTCGATAGCCGCGAGGTGACCCAAGGCACGCTGTTCTTTGCGCTTCCCGGAACCAAGGTGCATGGCGCAAGCTTTGTCGCCAAAGCGCTTGCCCAAGGGGCAGCGGCTGTTCTCACCGATCCAGAAGGTGCCGCTTTGTGCAGTGCCGAAGTCGAAGCCGCAGGCGCGGCTCTCATCGTGGCCGAAGACGCCCGTGCGGCGCTTGCGCAAACTGCCTCGATCTGGTTCGGCCCGACACCCTCGACCGTGGTCGCCGTCACGGGAACGAACGGGAAAACGTCGGTCTCAACATTTTGCCGCCAGATCTGGCTCGAACTGGGGCACGAGGCATGCAATCTCGGAACCACGGGGGTCGAAGGCGCATGGACCTATCCGCTGCGCCACACCACGCCCGAGCCGATCACGCTCCACCGCGTGATGGCCGAAGCGGCGCGTCAAGGTGTGACCCATCTGTCGATGGAAGCGTCCAGCCACGGTCTTGACCAGCGCCGCCTTGACGGGGTCATGCTCAAAGCGGCGGGCTTTACCAATTTCACCCAAGACCATCTCGATTATCACAAGACTTTCGAGGCTTATTTCGAAGCCAAGATGGGGCTTTTCGACCGTGTTCTTCCCCCCGAAGCGGGAGCCGTGATCAATATCGATGATCCCAAAGGTACCCGCGTGGCTGACATCGCCGAAGATCGCGGTCAAGAGGTGATCCGTGTCGGACGCCGCGAGGATGCCGACCTTTACCTCAGCGCCCAGCGGTTCGATGCGACGGGGCAGGAGCTTCGTTTCTCCTTCGAGGGGAAAACCTATCTCAAGCGGCTCAACCTCGTCGGCGGGTTTCAGGCGGACAACGTGCTTCTTGCGGCAGGTCTTGTCATCGCTGCGGGCGAGGACCCTGCTGCCGTTTTCGAAACGCTTCCTTATCTGACCACGGTGCGGGGCCGCATGCAGCTTGCGGCAACGCGTGCGAACGGGGCTGCGGTCTTTGTCGATTACGCACATACCCCCGATGCGGTGCGCACCGCTCTTCGGGCCATGCGCCCGCATGTCATGGGTCGCATCATCGCCATCGTCGGGGCAGGGGGCGACCGCGACACGCTAAAGCGTCCCTTGATGGGCGCAGAAGCCGTGCGCAACGCCGATTTCGTGATCGTCACCGACGACAATCCGCGATCGGAGGACCCCGCCAAAATCCGCGCCGCTGTCCTCGAAGGCGCGATCAATGCCGGTGGATCGGACCGCGTGATGGAGGTGGCCGACCGCGCCGAAGCCATCCTTCGCGCCGCCGATATGCTTGAACCTGGTGACGCTCTTCTTGTGGCCGGCAAAGGCCATGAAACGGGCCAGATCATCGGGGACGATATTTTGCCCTTTGACGATGTGGAACAGGCCAGCGTGGCCGTTGCCGCTCTGGATGGAAAAATCTGA